Sequence from the Gemmatimonadota bacterium genome:
ACCATGCCCTGCTCGATGATGGAGTAGGCGTGGGCGCCCATGCCCGTGTCCAGCAGGAGGTTGGTGATGTCCTTGAGGCGGCAGGGAACCTTGTTGATCTGGTACTCGCTCGCGCCCGAGCGGAAATAGCGGCGCGTGATCGTGACTTCGCTGTATTCGACAGGCAGCATCTGCTCGCTGTTGTCGATCGTCAGCGACACCTCCGCCATGCCGAGGGGCTTGCGGGCGGCCGTGCCGTTGAAGATGATGTCTTCCATCCGGTCGCCCCGCAGCGAAGTCGCGCGGTGCTCCCCCAGCGCCCAGCGAATGGCGTCGACGATATTGGACTTGCCGCAGCCGTTCGGACCGACCACGGCCGTGATGCCGTCGCTGAACTTCACCTTCAGCCGGGTGGAGAATGACTTGAAACCGATCATTTCAAGATGGGAGAGACGCATCGGACACGGATCCTGATGGCGAATACAGCCGGTTTTGAAATACGGTAAAGTCGGATCGGGTTGAAAATGGGTTTCAGGAGACTATTAAGGGGATATATTAGTATATGTAGGGCCTTGTCAAGCGAATTATACATTATATACGGCGGGCCCGGACCGCTGGAAACCACTGTAAACACGGATCGAAAGGGATTTTGAGGGGCCAGATATGGCGATGCCGGATATGGCGCGGCCGGATATGGCGCGGCCGGTGGACGGTCGGAAGATCGTGGTCATCATACCGGTCCTGAACGAGGAGGATTCGATCGGGCTGGTCCTGGCCCATATCCCGGAGGGGATGGCCGCGGCCGTGATCGTGGTGGACAATGGGTCGACGGACCGGACGGCAGCCGTGGCCGCGGAAGGCGGCGCCGTCGTCGTGCGGGAGCCCCGGCGCGGCTATGGGGCGGCCTGCCTGCGCGGCATGGCCGAGGCCGCCCGGTTCACCCCGGACGTCATCGTGTTCCTGGACGGTGACTACAGCGACTACCCGGAGGAAATGGGAGAGCTGGTGAGGCCGATCCTGGACGACGGCTACGACCTGGTGATCGGGTCGCGGATGCTGGGCCGCCGCGCGCCGGGCTCCATGCCGATCCAGGCCGTCATCGGGAACGTCCTCGTGCCGCGGATCATCCGGTGGCTTTACGGCCATCGGTACACCGATCTCGGACCATTCCGGGCCATACGCTACGACCGGTTGCTCGAGCTGGAAATGGCGGATCAGAACTTCGGCTGGACCGTCGAGATGCAGATCAAGGCGGCGCGGAAGGGCTTTCGGACGCTCGACGTACCAGTGCGGTATCGCAAGCGGGTCGGGGTATCGAAGATAACGGGTACGCTGTCCGGTGCGGTCCGGGCGGGCGTGAAGATCCTGTGGGTGACTTTCAGGTATGCGGTGGGGAAGTGAGGGATTAGGCTCACCCCTCACCCGTCCCGATCGGCCGGTCCTCGTCGGTAATCCACTCGCTCCAGGAACCCGGGTAGAGCACGGCGTCACCGAAGCCCGCATGAGCGATAGCAAGCAGGTTGTGGCAGGCCGAGACGCCCGATCCGCAGTAGTTTATGGCGCGGTCGGCCGGCACGCCGCCGAACAACCCCTCGAATCTCCGTCTCAGTTCCTCCGGCGACCGAAAGCACCCATCTTCCCCCAGGTTCGCATCGAAAGACGCGCATGTGGCACCCGGGATATGGCCGGCCACGGGAT
This genomic interval carries:
- a CDS encoding glycosyltransferase family 2 protein, producing the protein MARPVDGRKIVVIIPVLNEEDSIGLVLAHIPEGMAAAVIVVDNGSTDRTAAVAAEGGAVVVREPRRGYGAACLRGMAEAARFTPDVIVFLDGDYSDYPEEMGELVRPILDDGYDLVIGSRMLGRRAPGSMPIQAVIGNVLVPRIIRWLYGHRYTDLGPFRAIRYDRLLELEMADQNFGWTVEMQIKAARKGFRTLDVPVRYRKRVGVSKITGTLSGAVRAGVKILWVTFRYAVGK